The Desmonostoc muscorum LEGE 12446 genome includes a region encoding these proteins:
- a CDS encoding N-acetylmuramidase domain-containing protein: MKNKQNTINSRLIDRVDEVTSNDIFNLQQDNSFLSESIPASKLQWNAASPEQLEFMQQVYNYHVKSSAKKRPFVNDIPAAELAVIEGGHRAKISAAQSCRDLLAAARAALEQQQQAQVEQALSVKNITLISAYRSASQQFTIWQRNFPNYYRETASKRAGLSGGEHGQKAVAYLAGYISSLVAAPGYSLHNNGLAVDLGTRDKGVNLGASKSQRQPWRQSWLFGWLTVNASQFNYYQNTSIDEPWHWEYRETTPQPSQSEFNEFWEFGSAQQNLLEPAPVDDERFSQEYFEQQESAVLNLPVHTVIDQNALQRSDPPELRSLSSRIPQYTRVRIEQIEGNYARVSGVDGTAYGWTALVNLGTYYKDFQRLQSASLSPSTPLSISANWSSLKRTLASTYNRLGGLMNVLATELNIPQAALLAVWQVESGGRTHVPNQAVIRFENHLLFRQWGQNNQQIYDRHFQHGGHNGISGRPWQNHKFRENPSDAFQGFHGDQAREYQVLALASRLATEEIALQCISIGGPQILGSNYRMIGYTTPREMYDAFQSGERPQVLGFFDFCQYKLGHGSNRGALIRHLAALNWEEFTRGYNGNGQVATYSANLRQAYQAATEIFTLTPPASQSLRDFSGGKSVAIAEGRDELTNVPLLTGHRGTPPDLILRWNEMTVRPTSIDVVVHLHGYSSDRLRMVISRTKEPNSGFVNPSNPGDLSLGRHRPTLAILPRGNYFGGASGNGYNFPALITPTGLTELIEFSLQHFARGFGLGNLQVGRLIITAHSGGGAPLMQILLHNDPHEVHVFDALYQDAHNLIRWAQNRIRRDQTVLETPMSQDAQQYMQQQGGALRVFYKASTPTESYSLTVHQALMAALPNAPSPAALLSNWYRVQKTTIAHGDIPRRYGFQLLGNAAALLPDAYPQ; the protein is encoded by the coding sequence ATGAAAAACAAGCAGAATACCATAAATTCTCGACTTATTGATCGAGTTGATGAAGTTACTTCTAACGATATTTTTAATCTTCAACAAGATAACAGCTTTTTATCTGAATCTATTCCAGCCTCAAAACTACAGTGGAATGCAGCATCACCAGAACAGCTAGAGTTCATGCAGCAAGTCTATAATTACCACGTAAAAAGCTCTGCTAAAAAACGACCTTTTGTAAACGACATTCCAGCCGCCGAACTAGCAGTAATTGAGGGAGGACATAGGGCAAAAATCTCAGCAGCTCAATCTTGTCGGGATTTGCTGGCAGCAGCAAGGGCAGCTCTTGAGCAGCAGCAGCAGGCTCAAGTAGAACAGGCTTTATCAGTAAAGAATATTACGTTAATCAGTGCTTATCGCTCTGCCTCACAGCAATTTACGATCTGGCAGCGAAATTTTCCTAATTATTATCGGGAAACTGCTAGTAAACGTGCTGGGCTTTCTGGTGGAGAACACGGACAAAAAGCAGTAGCATATTTAGCTGGGTATATCAGTTCTCTTGTAGCTGCCCCTGGGTACAGCCTCCACAACAATGGACTAGCAGTCGATTTGGGTACTAGAGACAAAGGGGTGAATTTAGGTGCGAGTAAATCCCAACGGCAACCCTGGCGGCAGTCCTGGCTGTTTGGCTGGCTGACGGTGAATGCCTCCCAATTTAACTACTACCAGAACACCTCAATTGACGAACCTTGGCATTGGGAGTATCGAGAAACCACCCCTCAGCCCTCACAGAGCGAGTTCAACGAGTTTTGGGAATTTGGCTCAGCCCAGCAAAATCTGCTAGAACCAGCACCTGTAGATGATGAGCGGTTTAGTCAAGAATATTTCGAGCAACAAGAGTCTGCTGTCTTGAACTTACCCGTTCATACTGTCATAGATCAAAATGCCCTTCAGCGTTCTGACCCTCCAGAATTGCGATCGCTTTCTAGCCGGATACCCCAGTACACTCGCGTTCGGATTGAGCAAATTGAAGGCAATTATGCCAGAGTCAGCGGTGTAGATGGTACAGCATACGGTTGGACGGCTCTTGTCAACTTAGGCACTTATTATAAAGATTTCCAGAGATTACAAAGCGCCTCTTTGTCACCGAGTACACCACTGAGTATCTCGGCTAATTGGTCAAGTCTCAAGCGTACTCTGGCTAGTACTTATAATCGACTAGGCGGATTAATGAATGTACTAGCAACAGAGTTAAATATTCCTCAAGCAGCACTTCTGGCTGTGTGGCAAGTTGAAAGCGGAGGTCGAACTCATGTTCCCAATCAAGCAGTGATTCGGTTTGAAAATCATCTTTTATTCCGCCAATGGGGACAAAACAATCAGCAAATTTATGATCGGCACTTTCAACATGGGGGACACAATGGGATTTCCGGTCGCCCTTGGCAAAATCACAAGTTTCGAGAAAATCCTAGTGATGCTTTTCAAGGATTTCATGGTGACCAAGCGCGGGAATATCAAGTTCTAGCTTTGGCTTCTCGCCTAGCAACAGAAGAGATTGCTTTGCAATGTATTAGTATTGGCGGTCCGCAAATCCTCGGTTCTAATTACCGGATGATTGGCTACACCACCCCACGAGAAATGTATGATGCTTTTCAATCTGGAGAACGTCCGCAAGTTTTAGGCTTTTTTGATTTTTGTCAGTATAAGTTGGGACATGGTAGTAATCGCGGCGCTTTGATTCGACACCTAGCTGCTCTCAATTGGGAGGAATTTACCAGAGGTTACAACGGCAATGGGCAAGTAGCGACTTACTCAGCTAATTTGCGTCAAGCCTATCAAGCTGCAACAGAAATTTTCACACTCACACCTCCGGCTTCACAATCATTGAGAGATTTTTCAGGCGGTAAGTCGGTGGCGATCGCCGAGGGCAGAGATGAGTTAACAAATGTACCACTCCTGACGGGACATAGAGGAACACCTCCTGATTTGATTTTACGTTGGAATGAAATGACGGTACGCCCCACATCAATTGATGTCGTTGTACATCTTCACGGCTACTCTAGCGATCGCCTGCGTATGGTTATCAGCCGCACAAAAGAACCTAACAGTGGTTTTGTTAACCCCAGCAACCCAGGTGATTTATCTTTAGGTCGCCACCGTCCAACTTTGGCTATTTTGCCACGGGGTAACTATTTTGGTGGTGCATCAGGTAACGGATACAATTTCCCAGCTTTGATTACACCCACTGGTTTGACAGAATTAATCGAGTTTTCTCTACAGCATTTTGCCCGTGGCTTTGGATTAGGGAATCTGCAAGTGGGACGACTAATTATTACTGCCCATTCTGGTGGTGGCGCTCCGTTAATGCAAATTTTACTCCACAATGACCCCCATGAAGTTCACGTATTTGATGCTCTCTATCAAGATGCTCACAACTTGATTCGCTGGGCACAAAACCGCATTCGTCGTGACCAAACAGTTCTAGAAACCCCCATGAGCCAAGATGCCCAGCAATATATGCAGCAGCAAGGAGGGGCGTTACGGGTTTTTTACAAAGCAAGTACTCCAACAGAATCTTATAGCCTTACCGTCCACCAAGCGCTGATGGCTGCATTACCTAATGCTCCTAGCCCCGCCGCACTGTTATCAAATTGGTATCGCGTACAAAAAACTACGATCGCACACGGTGATATTCCGCGCCGCTATGGTTTTCAATTGCTAGGTAACGCTGCTGCTCTACTACCAGATGCCTATCCTCAGTAG
- the rpmI gene encoding 50S ribosomal protein L35, whose product MPKLKTRKAAAKRFRATGSGKIVRRKAFKNHLLEHKTSNKKRNLSKTTLVDERDEDNVRLMLPYL is encoded by the coding sequence ATGCCTAAACTCAAGACTCGTAAAGCAGCAGCGAAGCGATTCCGTGCCACCGGCAGCGGCAAAATCGTCCGTCGCAAAGCTTTCAAAAACCACCTTTTAGAACATAAAACTTCTAACAAAAAGCGTAATCTGTCCAAGACTACACTTGTAGATGAACGCGATGAAGATAATGTGCGCTTGATGCTCCCATATTTGTAA
- the rplT gene encoding 50S ribosomal protein L20: MTRVKRGNVARKRRNKILKIAKGFRGSHSTLFRTANQQVMKALRSAYRDRKKKKRDFRRLWITRINAAARLHGLSYSQLIGNLKKADVQLNRKMLAQLAVLDPASFGKVAELANQAKA; this comes from the coding sequence ATGACACGGGTAAAACGCGGTAACGTAGCTCGCAAACGCCGCAATAAAATTCTCAAAATAGCTAAAGGTTTTCGCGGTTCCCACTCGACTTTGTTTAGAACTGCCAACCAGCAAGTGATGAAGGCGCTACGGAGTGCCTACCGCGATCGCAAAAAGAAAAAGCGCGATTTTCGTCGCCTCTGGATCACCCGCATCAACGCTGCTGCAAGACTACACGGCTTGAGTTACAGCCAGTTGATTGGTAACCTGAAAAAAGCTGATGTCCAACTAAATCGCAAGATGTTGGCACAACTAGCAGTACTCGATCCTGCAAGCTTCGGCAAAGTCGCTGAATTAGCTAATCAAGCTAAAGCATAA
- a CDS encoding transporter substrate-binding domain-containing protein yields MNNRCNRWQEMTRLHLVLSATIIWICCFCFVGTRLIASAAEMPKIQQQGYLTVAVKDNLRPLGFKDDSGNLQGLEIDLAQQLALDLLGKKDAVKFQPVANRDRLSVILDKKVDLAIARVTATASRARVVNLSVPYYLDSTVLITKDASVQQLKDLAKQKIAVLNNSSTIAKVRYYLPNAELVGVNSYQEAREQMENNAVVAFAADASVLAGWVQQYPQYRLLAIKLSTEPLSVVMPKGLQYDELRRRVNEAIARYIAEGWLAERAQYWGLP; encoded by the coding sequence ATGAATAACCGATGTAACAGATGGCAAGAAATGACTCGGTTACATCTGGTATTATCCGCTACTATTATTTGGATTTGCTGCTTTTGCTTTGTGGGCACTAGATTAATCGCATCTGCCGCCGAAATGCCAAAAATACAGCAACAGGGATATTTAACTGTTGCAGTTAAAGATAACCTGCGTCCTCTGGGATTTAAAGATGATAGCGGGAATTTGCAAGGCTTAGAAATTGACTTGGCACAGCAGTTGGCACTTGACTTGCTAGGTAAAAAAGATGCTGTCAAATTTCAACCCGTAGCGAATCGCGATCGCTTATCTGTAATTTTAGACAAGAAAGTTGATTTAGCGATCGCCAGGGTAACAGCAACTGCTTCACGCGCCCGCGTAGTTAATTTGAGTGTTCCCTACTACTTGGATAGCACTGTATTAATTACAAAAGATGCTTCTGTGCAGCAGTTAAAGGATTTGGCAAAACAAAAAATTGCTGTACTTAATAACTCCAGTACAATTGCCAAAGTACGGTACTATTTGCCCAACGCCGAGTTAGTAGGAGTGAATTCCTACCAAGAAGCGCGAGAGCAAATGGAAAATAATGCCGTTGTCGCCTTTGCCGCAGATGCTAGCGTTCTTGCCGGTTGGGTGCAACAATATCCCCAATATCGATTACTAGCAATCAAGCTATCAACTGAACCCTTGTCTGTGGTAATGCCCAAGGGATTGCAGTACGATGAATTAAGACGACGAGTCAATGAAGCGATCGCTCGTTACATAGCAGAAGGTTGGCTCGCTGAACGCGCCCAATATTGGGGTTTACCATAA
- a CDS encoding tetratricopeptide repeat protein: MDNNLAVVYLSILVGLLTFTVVGVFRQIFKTRKVESSFSKLRKKLEKEKGTTQEYYELGSIYSEKKLYSQAIALFQKALKAAQEEDEENIAPIYNGLGYVYFIQEQYDLAIRQYKEALKFQPDYVTALNNLGHAYEKKKLTTQALQTYEEALKFAPNNSIAKRRAESLRRLVSA, encoded by the coding sequence ATGGATAATAATCTAGCCGTAGTTTATCTCTCAATTTTGGTAGGTTTGCTCACATTTACAGTTGTGGGTGTTTTTCGCCAAATTTTCAAAACTCGCAAGGTTGAAAGTTCTTTTTCTAAGTTACGAAAGAAATTAGAGAAAGAAAAGGGCACAACTCAAGAATATTACGAGTTAGGGAGTATCTATTCCGAAAAAAAATTGTATTCTCAGGCGATCGCATTATTTCAAAAAGCTCTGAAAGCTGCCCAAGAAGAGGACGAAGAAAATATTGCCCCCATTTACAATGGACTAGGCTATGTTTACTTTATTCAAGAGCAATATGATCTAGCAATTCGTCAGTACAAAGAAGCCCTAAAATTTCAACCAGATTATGTGACAGCGTTGAATAATCTTGGTCACGCCTATGAGAAGAAAAAATTAACTACTCAAGCATTACAAACTTACGAAGAAGCACTCAAATTTGCTCCAAATAACTCTATCGCTAAACGCCGCGCTGAATCTTTACGTCGTTTAGTTTCTGCATAA
- a CDS encoding primary-amine oxidase: protein MIKRLRYFFWLAIAIIVVIYISFGLMGRLSAQQSSIFHPLSALTEAEISTAVSVVKREKILSEMAAFPLIALQEPDKEEVLNFTPGKVFNRKAFLVIYERSQNKTFEGVVDLTSKTLNSWKEIPSVQPALVNSEYELATQVVKADPRWQAAMQRRGISDFERVKISWWAPGMLSQQEEKTGNRLCRGLSYYMGKHWNYYGSPIEGVVATVNLNTGKIASVVDRGKVPLSQENWNYDVKSLGKLLSPLKALKILQPNGKSFQINDNQISWQGWNFRYLMHPRSGLMLYQVTHKDGENLRPVLYRASLSEMVVPYGDPEPTWSFRNAFDVGEYNLGLLANKMELGKEIPENGLLLDTIFADEQGEPYKMPGVIGIYERDNGMLWKHYEYNTQRNDVRRNRELVMTMTVAIDNYDYSLNWIFHQDGTLEVQNELTGIVLVQGTAAEKQSQENLYGQLIAKNIIGVNHQHFFNYRLDLDVDGKANSVMEMNVNALPMDEKNPLGNAMVLAENPLAKETDAVRDLDMKHSRKWMIVSADKKNALGATPGYMLMPEGNSMFFPVEGSKIRQRAEFATHHVWVTKYKPSELYAGGDYPNQTQPRQGLPKYIADDELLMGEDIVLWYTMGVTHIPRSEDWPVMPVHRVGFKLVPRGFFSRNPAINLPD from the coding sequence ATGATTAAGCGGCTAAGGTATTTTTTTTGGCTGGCTATTGCCATCATTGTTGTCATTTATATCTCATTTGGATTAATGGGAAGATTATCTGCTCAGCAGTCTTCAATTTTCCATCCTCTGAGTGCGTTAACTGAGGCAGAAATTAGTACAGCTGTTTCGGTTGTCAAAAGAGAAAAAATTTTGAGCGAAATGGCTGCTTTTCCACTGATTGCTTTACAAGAACCAGATAAAGAAGAAGTTCTAAATTTCACACCTGGTAAAGTTTTTAACCGTAAAGCTTTTTTGGTAATCTATGAACGTTCCCAAAACAAAACTTTTGAGGGAGTTGTTGATTTAACAAGCAAAACCTTAAATTCCTGGAAAGAAATACCCTCTGTCCAACCCGCACTCGTCAATTCAGAATATGAACTAGCAACCCAGGTAGTTAAAGCCGATCCCCGGTGGCAAGCGGCGATGCAAAGGCGGGGAATTAGCGATTTTGAGCGAGTCAAAATCAGTTGGTGGGCACCAGGAATGCTGAGTCAACAGGAAGAAAAAACAGGTAATCGTCTTTGTCGGGGCTTATCTTACTATATGGGCAAACACTGGAATTATTACGGTAGTCCGATTGAAGGAGTGGTAGCAACGGTAAATTTAAATACTGGTAAAATTGCCAGTGTTGTTGATAGGGGAAAAGTGCCTTTATCTCAAGAAAATTGGAACTACGATGTTAAATCTTTGGGCAAATTACTTTCACCACTCAAAGCATTAAAAATTCTGCAACCTAATGGTAAAAGCTTCCAAATTAACGATAATCAAATTAGCTGGCAGGGTTGGAATTTTCGCTATTTAATGCATCCCCGTAGTGGTTTGATGCTGTACCAAGTGACACACAAAGATGGAGAAAATCTCCGGCCAGTTTTATACCGCGCTAGCCTCTCAGAAATGGTAGTTCCTTATGGCGATCCTGAGCCTACTTGGTCATTTAGAAATGCCTTTGATGTTGGGGAATATAACCTTGGGTTATTAGCAAATAAGATGGAGTTAGGTAAGGAAATTCCTGAAAACGGCTTATTGTTAGATACAATATTTGCTGATGAACAGGGAGAACCTTACAAAATGCCAGGGGTTATCGGTATCTACGAACGCGATAATGGAATGCTGTGGAAACATTATGAGTATAATACTCAACGTAATGATGTCCGTCGCAATCGAGAATTAGTGATGACGATGACGGTGGCAATTGACAACTACGATTACAGCCTCAATTGGATTTTTCACCAAGATGGAACTTTAGAAGTACAAAACGAATTAACAGGTATTGTATTGGTACAGGGAACGGCTGCCGAAAAACAATCCCAAGAAAATTTATATGGTCAGCTAATTGCAAAAAACATTATAGGAGTAAATCACCAGCACTTTTTCAACTATCGCCTAGATTTGGATGTCGATGGTAAAGCTAATTCCGTGATGGAAATGAATGTTAACGCTTTGCCGATGGATGAAAAAAATCCTTTAGGAAATGCGATGGTACTGGCAGAAAACCCATTAGCTAAAGAAACAGATGCTGTGCGCGATTTGGATATGAAACACAGTCGAAAATGGATGATTGTGAGTGCAGATAAAAAGAATGCTCTCGGTGCTACACCTGGATATATGCTGATGCCAGAAGGAAATTCGATGTTTTTTCCTGTGGAAGGCTCAAAAATCCGGCAACGAGCAGAATTTGCCACACACCACGTTTGGGTAACAAAATATAAACCTAGTGAACTGTATGCTGGTGGCGATTATCCTAATCAAACTCAACCTAGACAGGGTTTACCTAAATATATTGCAGACGATGAATTGTTGATGGGTGAAGATATCGTGTTATGGTACACAATGGGCGTGACTCATATTCCGCGATCGGAAGATTGGCCTGTGATGCCTGTTCATCGAGTTGGATTTAAGCTAGTACCTAGAGGATTCTTTAGCCGCAATCCAGCTATTAATTTACCAGATTAA
- a CDS encoding peptidylprolyl isomerase, giving the protein MNFPEINIPGDGKLHARLITSLGEIVVRLEEEKTPNTVKNFVGLATGTIDWKDPKTGQSLKGTPAYDGIRFHRVIPDFMIQCGDPLTRYLDMANRWGTGGPGYQFGDEFHPELKHSSAGILSMANAGPGTNGSQWFITEVPTPYLDRKHSVFGEVVEGMDVVNQIANVPTTRDRPNQEVVLQKVEIFRQ; this is encoded by the coding sequence ATGAATTTTCCAGAAATTAATATTCCCGGCGATGGCAAACTTCACGCTCGTTTAATTACTTCCTTGGGGGAAATTGTAGTTCGTTTAGAGGAAGAGAAAACCCCCAACACAGTCAAAAATTTTGTCGGTCTAGCAACTGGAACAATTGACTGGAAAGACCCTAAAACTGGTCAATCTCTCAAGGGTACTCCTGCCTACGATGGGATTCGCTTTCACCGAGTCATCCCTGATTTTATGATTCAGTGTGGCGATCCCCTGACTCGTTATCTGGATATGGCTAACCGTTGGGGTACTGGTGGACCGGGATATCAATTTGGAGATGAATTTCATCCCGAATTGAAACACTCTAGTGCGGGTATCCTCTCAATGGCAAATGCAGGACCCGGTACTAATGGTTCGCAATGGTTCATTACAGAAGTACCAACGCCTTACCTTGACCGCAAACACAGTGTTTTTGGTGAAGTTGTGGAAGGTATGGATGTAGTCAACCAGATTGCCAATGTGCCCACGACTAGAGATCGTCCAAATCAAGAGGTAGTGTTACAAAAAGTAGAAATTTTTCGACAGTAA